One genomic segment of Buchnera aphidicola (Anoecia oenotherae) includes these proteins:
- a CDS encoding Rid family detoxifying hydrolase — MFKVIQTNKVASPLGPYVQGSIFNNIMFISGQIGLNKKYNFLNKNITEETMFILNNINHILQEGEFKVNNIIKTTVYVTDIHDLKKINIAYENFFLNHNSKFPTRSCVQVVNLPYGANLEIEAIAMKNL, encoded by the coding sequence ATGTTTAAAGTAATACAAACAAATAAAGTAGCAAGTCCATTAGGACCATACGTTCAAGGATCTATATTTAATAATATAATGTTTATATCTGGACAAATTGGATTAAATAAAAAATATAATTTTTTAAATAAAAATATAACTGAAGAAACAATGTTCATTTTAAACAATATAAACCACATTTTACAAGAAGGAGAATTTAAGGTTAATAATATTATTAAAACCACAGTATATGTTACTGATATACATGATTTAAAAAAAATAAATATAGCATATGAAAATTTTTTTTTAAATCATAATTCTAAATTTCCTACAAGATCTTGTGTTCAAGTAGTAAATTTACCATATGGTGCTAATTTAGAAATAGAAGCTATTGCAATGAAAAATTTATAA
- a CDS encoding DEAD/DEAH box helicase — MTHIETSFLKLGLNINLTKSLHEMGYTKPSPIQFSCIPYLLKNYDVLGMAQTGSGKTAAFSLPLLQNLDLLLKLPQVLVLAPTRELAVQVSEAFLVFSKYIKGVQILALYGGQKYENQLRSLKKGPHIVVGTPGRLLDHLKRGTLNLSRLKSLVLDEADEMLRMGFIEDVENIMAKIPKNHQTALFSATMPDAIRKISKRFMKNPKEICIKSNITNKPDIEQSYWIVNIRKTEGLIRFLEVEDFLSALIFVRTKSATLEVSESLEKHGYNSAALNGDMNQALREQTLEKLRTGKLDILIATDVAARGLDVDRLTLVINYDIPMDVESYVHRIGRTGRAGRTGKALLFVEYREKRLLRNIERITKSKIFETKLPNNSLLTEKRLKKINLKIEKQLNSKDLVDYQLILKKLKCFEHIAIEKLAAALLKMAQGKRSLIIKSEPSYKTNKFIISKNSTKPFNNFKKNKFRKDKNILMNIYKIDVGRNDGVEVRHIVGAIANEGNLSSKDIGNVRLFPIYSTIELPVSLPAKTLNFFSKTRILNKLINIRLISNNKNYKLKKYNEKARFFNKKTFLKYVPERKKVNRRRTSQN; from the coding sequence ATGACTCATATCGAAACATCATTTTTAAAACTTGGTTTAAACATTAATTTAACTAAATCTTTACATGAAATGGGATATACAAAACCTTCTCCTATTCAATTTTCTTGCATCCCTTATTTATTAAAAAACTATGACGTTTTAGGAATGGCTCAAACTGGAAGCGGGAAAACTGCTGCTTTTTCTTTACCACTATTACAAAATCTAGATTTACTTCTAAAACTTCCTCAAGTTTTAGTTTTAGCCCCAACTAGAGAATTAGCAGTTCAGGTATCAGAAGCATTTTTAGTATTTTCAAAATATATTAAAGGAGTACAAATACTAGCTTTATATGGAGGTCAAAAATATGAAAATCAGTTAAGATCTTTAAAAAAAGGCCCTCATATAGTAGTAGGAACACCAGGAAGACTGTTAGATCATCTAAAGCGAGGAACTCTTAATTTATCAAGATTAAAAAGTTTAGTTCTAGACGAAGCTGATGAAATGTTAAGAATGGGATTCATTGAAGATGTAGAAAATATTATGGCAAAAATTCCAAAAAACCATCAAACTGCTTTGTTTTCTGCAACTATGCCTGACGCCATTCGGAAAATTTCTAAAAGATTTATGAAAAATCCAAAAGAAATATGCATAAAATCTAATATTACTAATAAACCTGATATAGAACAAAGCTATTGGATTGTTAATATAAGAAAAACAGAAGGACTTATTCGATTTTTAGAAGTAGAAGATTTTTTATCTGCTCTAATATTTGTTAGAACTAAAAGTGCAACTCTAGAAGTTTCCGAATCTCTTGAAAAACATGGATATAATAGTGCAGCATTAAACGGTGATATGAATCAAGCTCTTCGAGAACAAACTCTAGAAAAATTAAGAACTGGTAAACTCGACATATTAATTGCTACAGATGTAGCAGCTAGAGGTTTAGATGTAGATCGATTAACTCTAGTAATAAACTATGATATTCCTATGGACGTAGAATCATATGTACATCGAATAGGACGTACCGGAAGAGCAGGAAGAACTGGAAAAGCTTTACTTTTTGTAGAATATAGAGAAAAAAGACTGTTAAGAAATATTGAAAGAATAACAAAATCAAAAATTTTCGAAACAAAGTTGCCTAATAACTCATTATTAACAGAAAAACGATTGAAAAAAATTAATTTAAAAATAGAAAAACAGCTAAATAGTAAAGATTTAGTTGATTATCAATTAATTTTAAAAAAGTTAAAATGTTTTGAACATATTGCTATTGAAAAGTTAGCTGCAGCTCTACTTAAAATGGCTCAGGGAAAAAGATCACTAATTATTAAGTCCGAACCGTCATACAAAACCAACAAATTTATAATATCAAAAAATAGCACAAAACCATTTAATAATTTTAAGAAAAATAAATTCAGAAAAGATAAAAATATCTTAATGAATATATACAAAATTGATGTTGGAAGAAACGATGGAGTAGAAGTACGACATATAGTAGGCGCAATTGCAAATGAAGGAAATTTAAGTAGTAAAGATATAGGAAACGTAAGACTTTTTCCTATTTATTCTACAATTGAATTACCTGTATCTTTACCTGCAAAAACATTAAATTTTTTTTCTAAAACACGAATTTTAAATAAATTAATTAATATAAGACTTATTTCAAATAATAAAAATTATAAGTTAAAAAAATATAATGAAAAAGCTCGTTTTTTTAATAAAAAAACTTTTTTAAAATATGTTCCTGAACGAAAAAAAGTAAATCGACGTAGAACTTCACAAAATTAA